In bacterium, the DNA window ATCCTCCTCCGTTTCGCCAGGAAATCCAACGATCACATCGGAAGTTAGTGCCAATGTCGGCACAGATTCACGCAGGCGTCGCACGGCGGCAAGATAATCGTCCGCCGTATACCCGCGTCGCATCTTTTTCAGAATTCGATCAGAGCCCGATTGGACCGGAAGATGGAGGTGGTCACACACGCCCGGTATCTCCCCCATGGCACGGGCAATTTCAGCACTGCAGCCTGTAGGATGTCCGGACGTGAATCGAATCCGCCTGATTCCGGGCACTTGACTCACGGCCTCCAATAAACGGGGAAGTGGCTCCACAAAACCCCTTGCCGAATGAAACGTTTCGGGCCAGACCTGATTTTTCATTCCATAGGACATCACACTCTGGCCCAGCAAGGTTATTTCGCGACATCCATGCTCTGCCAGGGCACGGACTTCACGCAGCACACTTTCAGCCGGGCGGCTCCACTCCGCACCCCTCACCGTGGGAACAATGCAATAGGCACAATGCCGGTCACACCCCAGGAGAATATTCACATAGGCCGAGAGTGACCCGCCCAAATGTCCGACCAAGGCTTCAGCCTCCCGGTCGGCCTCTCCAGTGTCCACTAATGGCCCCCGTCCTTCCGCCACCGCCTCCATCATGGCCGGCAACGCGCTTAACCGGTGGGTGCCCACCGCCAGATCCAACCCCTTGACCTTTTTAAATATCTCCGTTCCCAGCCGTTGCACCATACAACCGACGGCCCCGACCATCAGACCGGGATGCTCCCGTTTAGCCGCGACGATCAAGCGTAGTTTGCCCAGCGCCTTATCTTCGGCTTTCCCACGAATACTACATGTGTTAACCAGAATGACGTCCGCTTCCGATTCATTCGCCGCCAACTGATATCCATGCCGGACCAGCAGAGCCCCCATCGCCTCACTGTCACGCTCATTCATCTGGCACCCGTAGGTTTTGATATGGACGTTTTTTATGATTTTATCGGATCGTGTCATCATTCACTCTTTCTTCAAATTGGGCAAAGGGCGCCACTCTGGCTTAGTAAAGGTTCCTGTCAGGGAATATCCCCCCTGCCGATTTTGGGAGAGCAAAGAAATGACGGCCCGCCCTGTGGCGTTTTTATTACTCCTCAACACAGGTTTCAAGAGCCAATCTAAAGAGCCATCCAAGCCACAACTCCCCCGCGCCAACAAACCCAGACTTCCAGCTTCAAAAACCAGATCCTTGCTGTTTATTTTATTATCTTTAAGTTCAAATGAGAAACGAGCCTCGGTAGGCAGATCCGGCAAATCCAGATCCCGAGACAAGCCCCCCCATTTCTCTAACAGACCGGCGGCAAGCGGGCTCTGGAATACCCGTGCATCCCGGATCGTTAATTGTCCCTGTCCCACAAGGTTTGCGCCAATCCCGCCCACTTCCAGGTTTCCGAAAATTTTACCACCCATCCGCCACCCAAGGTTGGTACTGACCAACTTCAATAACTCGTCGGTATCGGCATTGATAATCTCGGCTTTGACCTCTGCCGTCCAATTCGTTCCCGCCGGATCCGCCACGAATACGGCAGACCCACTGGCAAAGCCTCCCCCGATATTTCCCCGAAAGTCTGAAACCGAGTGGGTATATCCGTGATTATTATAGGTGAAGGAATAATTATTAAAAAAGAGGCCCTTATAACCGATTTTCGCACCTTCGACCACGGCCTCTACTTTCGAATTCTCGGGGTGAGAATACCCGATACGCCCCTTGGCGGCCAGCCGGGCGCCCTCCTCTAAATTCCAGGAGCTCATCAGGTATTCCTTCAGGCCGATAAGTCGCAGAACGGCCGCCACGTTGACCTCCGAGTTAACCTGAAAATCCGCCATACCGGAAGCAAAGTCAAAATCCACCTGCCCCCTTGCATGACGCCCACCCATGGTCAGACTGAACGGAGCCATGCTCAACCGGTTAGTCCCGTTACCCAAAACATACTCCAGATTCATGTTGGCAAAACCAATAACCGCACCAAGATAGGCATAATTTGAAGCCTGAACACGGCCCTTGGCCGTTACTGAAAGCGCAGGCTTCGTTACTGCTTCAAAAGTAAAATCCATCCGGGGTGGGTTTGCAGGAAACGAAAATCGACCAAACACCCCAACCGCCTCAGGAAAATAAATGGCGCAAATTGGAATCAAGGCATGGGGGTCAAAAGTGGTGATAAGTCTACCGGTCAATTGACCTTCATTCCGCCATGCCAGCGTCCCTTCGAGCGCCCCAGAGTGCAACTCCTGCCCCACTTTCCCGGATACTCGTGACAGGAAGACTCCCTCATGATCGACTCGCACTGCCGACTTAACCTGCTCCACCCAAACCCCCAGAACTTCAAAATTGAACAACGCCACATCCAAGTCGAATTCTCTTAACGTTTTGTTTTCGTGATTATCCAAGGAAAGCCCTGCGGTTATCGCCGGATTTCTGTTGGGTCCAAGACTAGTCGAACTCCACAATGGTCGTATTATGCCGTCATAGGCCCTGAGCTCTTTAATCCGCGTATGTCCTGATCTGGGCCGCTCAAAAAGATGATAGAGAAGGCGCAATTCACGGGTTTCAAGAAAGGGGGGGCCGGGCATCCCTTTACGATACACGCTGACATTTCGAGCCTTCAGCCCGCCGCCCAGATCCAGATAAACCTCGCGCGCCTGGACAAAATAGTCACCACTGTTTGCACTGGCCAAAATCCACCTGGTAAGAAAGGAAGGAAAACCGAGTACGGCCAACCCCAGTATAGCCGCCACCCCGCCCACAAGCAGGATCATGAGCACATGCCCCTGCCAGGCGAACCGTTTTAATCTGGGAATAAGCATGCTCATACGTAAACCCGGGGACACAAACTCAATGCGCTTCAACCAGAGGAAGCGACAGGGTCTGAGCAATTTCCTTCTTTAAAACAAACACCACATCCTGGCCCTGAATCATCGAGTAGACACCATTCGTATCACAGGCTCCGCCAATGATGACGGTCTTTTGGATACCACTTGTACCAGTTAACCCGAAAGTGATCCGCGGCGAGGACTCTTCAATGCCATACGACAAGACATTGGTTACCGCATTCATGCTTTCAATCCGTTCCGCCCGTAACGAAGCGGCCAGGCTCAACAAGGCCGGGATGGTGCCCTTGACAATCCGTCCTTCCGGGGGTGAGTTTGCAATCCAAATCCCATCATTCCCAAGCGTCACGGTTTCCTCGCGACCATTTCGAGACAAAGTGATCCGTCGCACCTGATCGGAGGCGATTTCAAACATCCGGCAATCCATATAAGGACGCGGATCAGCCAGCGAAAGGGCCGGCCGGGACAGGGGCCAAACCGTATTTAACTCCTGGGGATGAACTTCCATTAAGGTTTTATTTTCCTCACAATAGACCTGATTATTGGATCCCCCTGTAGCCGGAACAGAAAACCGATAACTCCAGCTGGTTCCCTCCGGCACCTGCGCGAGAGACTGATTAGTAGTCACGCCTAATGGCTGAACAGTCGCAATAGCCAGGCGACAGGGAAATGCCGGCAAGACGCCCATGAGCGTATTGGTTGTGCCCCCACTCAAAGACTTCAACACCTTGAGATTGCAAATAGCTCTTAAAAGCCCTCCCACAGCCTGGGCATCCGCCTTGAACCGAAAAGGCTCCAGAATCAGCCATCCGTTTTTTTCGTTCTTTTCAAGCACCAGTTTAGAATCCCCTTCCCGTAACAGGATTGACACAATCTCTGCAGGATCAGCATTACAAAGACGGCGATCTCTTAATAACTCGAGCTTAATATTCTGCAATGAAAGGACATCACGGTTAATGGAACAGACGGACGCAACATCACTGATCTTGGCATAAACAAGATTCGGCATATCTTGCCGGGTCTTCCCCACGGTCAATACCAGGGGAGTTGCGCCTCCTTCATACGTCAGTGAAATTTGCATCATAGCCTCGTCGGCTGTGAATCCATAAACGGCAGGGTCAGCAGGAGCCTCAACGGCACCAAAAGCATCCACTTTCAAGGCCATAAGTGACTGTAGCAACTGCTCCACCCTCCGGTTATCGGCTCTGGCATCAATAGGTTGCTGGATGCTCCACTGTCCTTCCCGAAGTGCCAACTGCACAAACCCGCCCGTGTACTTCACTTCCAAACGAGTCACCCGCTTGAGGCCGGCAGGAAAAACGGAACGATCCCTGAAGCTATCGAGGTCCAGGGGGAGAATGTCGGACACCTTGCACGTTGTCCCCATTACGTCCACACCGTTTTTTGAGCGGAGATAGACCAGATCTCCCAGCGGGGATTCATCACCCACCAGAATTTCGTCAACCCGGAATTCGTTCCCTACCAAAAGCTGGGCACGCGGAATTTCCAAGCCGAAACTGGCGGCGGACAGATGGCGTTGAAGAAGACGCTCAGGACTCAGGGTTTCCCGAATACGGGTATCGCCCAACGCCTCAATAATCCGATTGATCCGGGCTTCATCCGCCCGTGCTTCAACAGGTCGGATTAAAAACCACTGGCCCTCACGCCGGGCACATTCAATGGAAATAGTCCCTGCCGTGATCGCAAGTTGCGTAATGGAGCTCGGGCTGAATTGCAGCAAGGGGGCCTCCAGCGGCAATGCCCTCGAAACGGAATCAACATTCCGTTCAAAAACAACAATAAACAAACTGATGATAACAACCAGAGCCAACAACCACAGAGTAGGTTTCCAACTCATTGCCGGGCAGTCTCCTTTCGGAAGGGTGAAAGGATTGCGCGCCGATCCCGCCGTGCCAATGCAACAAAAATACCGGTAAAAATCAAGAGAAGCGGCATGGCTACCACGGTCAGAATAAACGTCATGAACCGGTCACCAGACTCGATTCGTAAATTAAATATACCGCTCAAATCCTCAAACCCTACAAGAGTCCCCCCGCGCTCTTGAAGCCATTCCAGGGCATTGACGAAAAACGACTCATTTCCACCCGCTAAACAGGTATTGGCGGCAAACTGGGAGTCCCCGAACACCACCAGACGCACAGGCTTGATATCCATTGCGATTTCTGATGAGAGACCTTTCTCCACACAAACGGCCAACGGCAACGGCCCCGAACGATCATACCCCTCATTGAATTGGGGTGGACTTTGGTCACGATCCCCCTCGGCCCAGCTTTTAGTTGAACTGAACGCCAATTCAATCACACGCGGCCGATCCGCATGATCGCTAAGACTGCCTCGCTGGGTATCCGGAAACAGAGGCTCCACTGACCGGGGCATGTAAAAAGTTGACACCAAGCCATCCAAGCCATCCGTAATGGGATGCCGGCCATACCGGATCACGGAAACTTCACCCAACCCGAAAGCCGGAGATCGCTCCCGACTGGACGTCAGTAAGGAAGCGCTCTTGGAATCAAGAATACGATCCGTTCCCAACCGGATGCCCCATTCCGCAAGCAGCGACTCCAAACCGCTATGGGAACCAAAATCGAGCAATACCATCAGGCGCCCGCTTCGCGCCAGATAGTCTCGAATTTTCCCAACCTCCCACGAGGCTAATTGACGTGCCGGACCGGCAATCACGAGCACCGCACAATCATTCGGCACCGCCTCCACGGATCCCAGCAATAACGGACGCACCTCGGACTGCCGTTCGCGGATGATCCCGGCAATTTCGGAATAGCCACTGTAGCCCGTAAAATCAGAAATACTTCGCTCGTCGTGACCGGTCAGGAAATAAACGACAGGGCCTTTTTCCTGAACAACGGATCGCAGAGCCATGATCAGCTCGGATTCCAAAACAGCGCCCAGGGAAGCCCCCCGTGGATCAGGTCGTGCATCTCCGGACGCAACCCGATCCAGCCCCTTGATCGGCAACACCATGTAGCGGGTTCCACAATTCACGATCAGAACATTGGGCTGACGAATTTTATACTGGCTCACAAGCTCACGCGTCCGGCTGAGCTCGGTGGATTGGTCAACCATTTCCACGCGAAGCAGGGCGTGGGCAAATTGATACTTCTCAACAACCCGCCGCGCCAGAATGGCCTGGGGATCCCCCACCGGGGCGAGAAGAATAATTTGAACAGGCGTTTTGACATGATTCAACGTCTTCACAACTGCGGCAGGCAAAGGACTATTCCCCGCCGCACTGACATCCCTCCGTACTGGATGAAGTACGGACAGAAAATTCACAAGCCCCCCCAGCATCATCACCAGCAGAAATGACACGGCCACATTCAACGCACCAGAAGTCCGCCGATAACGGGTCCACTGCAATAACCGAACATTTACAAACAGCAGAATAGCCATACCGCTCAGGTAGAACGTCAACGCACGGCTATCGATCACGCCAGTCGAAAAACTTGAAATATGCGAAGCGACCGCCACCAATCCGGTTGAGGCCGCATCCGTGCCGCCCCCGATCCAACTACGAAAGGAGCCCCTGAAAACAAGCATCGCCCCGGTTAGAAAGGTTGCCACAATGGCAGTGGTCTGCCGGCGGAAAAACAGCGACCAGAAGATCCCCGTCAAGGTCATCAACCCCGACAGCAGAATGAGAATCAACACTCCTGACAACCACATGCCGACATCGATTCCACGCCAACCGGGATAGAGCGCTTTCAGAATCCACGGATAGAGGACTGCCGGGAAAGCCAGAAGCAGAATCAAGACAAAGCCTGCCCCGGCTTTGGCGACCACCACCTCAACCTCGCTGACGGGAGCCGTCAACAAAAGTTCGAGGGTGCCCCGTTCCTGCTCATCCCCTAGAAGCTTCACAGAAACGGCCGAAGCCAATACAAGAAAGGCCATCCAGAACAACATTCCGTTGAAGGTGATTTCAGTTGTCAACAGTCCACGCCCGCCCATGGTCATGGCAAATACCCAGAACACCATCCCCGTCACAATAAGGTAGCCCGCTCCCATCAAATAGAATGCAGGCAGCGACAGCCAGGATCGCAAATCACGCCGGGCGAGTATCCTGATCGCATGCATCAGTGGCCGCCCCCTATTACAGACGCCTTAACCACATCCGTCAACGTTCGAACCCCATACTGCATAATCAGTTCTGCCGGGGAGGCAAAGGCGACAAGCTGCCCTCTGCTGAGGATCATCACCCGGGAACCAAGCAACTCGGCTTCCGCCATATCATGGGTTGAGAAAACCATCGTGCGTTCGCCTTTCAGCGGGGATAGCAAGGCATGAATCCGCTCAACATTCATCGGATCCAGTCCCAGGGTGGGCTCATCGAGCAGAATCACTTCCGGTTCACCGGCAAGACTGTCGGCCAGCAAAACGCGACGGGTCTCCCCTTTCGAGAGATTGCCGATCAAGGCACGTTCCAGTCCGGCCAACCCGCAACGCCCGACCATTTCCCGGAGGCGCTTGACTCGCGTCCTCCCGTAAAGTCCACGCAACCGGGCACGGAAAGTGAGATATTCCATGACGCGCATTTCGGGGTAGGTAGCATCTTTCTCGGGGAGATATCCGACTAGACGCCGAACACGCAAAGACTCGGTGACCCCGTCATGGCCATCAATCTGAGTTCTACCGGATGTGGGCGCCATATAAGTGGACAAAATGCGAAGTAATGTCGTCTTACCAGCCCCGCTCGAGCCCACAAGAGCGATGGATTCGCCCTTCTGAACCTGAAAAGAAAGCCCCTCAAGCGCCGTCACCGGACCAAATTTCTGCGTTACGTTTTCAACATCAATCATATCAACCATGCCGCCTGCCGTGAGATGAACAAAAACCCTATTATCGCCACCTAATAAGCCCACGTCAAGCCAGCAACAATCCCGACAACATCGGCCATTTACCCTTTTTTCATACGATGATATTGAACCATCCTGATGTTTTTCGGGCAGGGTTTATCCTGAAAGGCAATTTCCCATCTCAAGTGGGGGTCTTGAAACCGAATCAGGCCCAAATCCAACCATTCAGGATCAAACCAGCCCCCAACCCAACTCAACGAGGCGTCATGATCCTCAGCATTATGATAGGCAATTGCCTTTTTGAACCGACGATAACCTGATGACCCACCACAGTCCTCAGGAGGACATGCTTTTTCGCCCCCAATACAGCG includes these proteins:
- the miaB gene encoding tRNA (N6-isopentenyl adenosine(37)-C2)-methylthiotransferase MiaB — its product is MMTRSDKIIKNVHIKTYGCQMNERDSEAMGALLVRHGYQLAANESEADVILVNTCSIRGKAEDKALGKLRLIVAAKREHPGLMVGAVGCMVQRLGTEIFKKVKGLDLAVGTHRLSALPAMMEAVAEGRGPLVDTGEADREAEALVGHLGGSLSAYVNILLGCDRHCAYCIVPTVRGAEWSRPAESVLREVRALAEHGCREITLLGQSVMSYGMKNQVWPETFHSARGFVEPLPRLLEAVSQVPGIRRIRFTSGHPTGCSAEIARAMGEIPGVCDHLHLPVQSGSDRILKKMRRGYTADDYLAAVRRLRESVPTLALTSDVIVGFPGETEEDFEATRWLMAAAQFDNAFIFKYSPREGTPAADLEDDISAEEKLRRNHVILADQDVMGEALNRACIGKTVEVLVEGPSLRNKTRWAGRSSTNKITIFDPREEVKVGDIVHVLVEKVGAQTLYGTLKEVKSL
- a CDS encoding DUF4340 domain-containing protein: MSWKPTLWLLALVVIISLFIVVFERNVDSVSRALPLEAPLLQFSPSSITQLAITAGTISIECARREGQWFLIRPVEARADEARINRIIEALGDTRIRETLSPERLLQRHLSAASFGLEIPRAQLLVGNEFRVDEILVGDESPLGDLVYLRSKNGVDVMGTTCKVSDILPLDLDSFRDRSVFPAGLKRVTRLEVKYTGGFVQLALREGQWSIQQPIDARADNRRVEQLLQSLMALKVDAFGAVEAPADPAVYGFTADEAMMQISLTYEGGATPLVLTVGKTRQDMPNLVYAKISDVASVCSINRDVLSLQNIKLELLRDRRLCNADPAEIVSILLREGDSKLVLEKNEKNGWLILEPFRFKADAQAVGGLLRAICNLKVLKSLSGGTTNTLMGVLPAFPCRLAIATVQPLGVTTNQSLAQVPEGTSWSYRFSVPATGGSNNQVYCEENKTLMEVHPQELNTVWPLSRPALSLADPRPYMDCRMFEIASDQVRRITLSRNGREETVTLGNDGIWIANSPPEGRIVKGTIPALLSLAASLRAERIESMNAVTNVLSYGIEESSPRITFGLTGTSGIQKTVIIGGACDTNGVYSMIQGQDVVFVLKKEIAQTLSLPLVEAH
- a CDS encoding Gldg family protein, with the protein product MHAIRILARRDLRSWLSLPAFYLMGAGYLIVTGMVFWVFAMTMGGRGLLTTEITFNGMLFWMAFLVLASAVSVKLLGDEQERGTLELLLTAPVSEVEVVVAKAGAGFVLILLLAFPAVLYPWILKALYPGWRGIDVGMWLSGVLILILLSGLMTLTGIFWSLFFRRQTTAIVATFLTGAMLVFRGSFRSWIGGGTDAASTGLVAVASHISSFSTGVIDSRALTFYLSGMAILLFVNVRLLQWTRYRRTSGALNVAVSFLLVMMLGGLVNFLSVLHPVRRDVSAAGNSPLPAAVVKTLNHVKTPVQIILLAPVGDPQAILARRVVEKYQFAHALLRVEMVDQSTELSRTRELVSQYKIRQPNVLIVNCGTRYMVLPIKGLDRVASGDARPDPRGASLGAVLESELIMALRSVVQEKGPVVYFLTGHDERSISDFTGYSGYSEIAGIIRERQSEVRPLLLGSVEAVPNDCAVLVIAGPARQLASWEVGKIRDYLARSGRLMVLLDFGSHSGLESLLAEWGIRLGTDRILDSKSASLLTSSRERSPAFGLGEVSVIRYGRHPITDGLDGLVSTFYMPRSVEPLFPDTQRGSLSDHADRPRVIELAFSSTKSWAEGDRDQSPPQFNEGYDRSGPLPLAVCVEKGLSSEIAMDIKPVRLVVFGDSQFAANTCLAGGNESFFVNALEWLQERGGTLVGFEDLSGIFNLRIESGDRFMTFILTVVAMPLLLIFTGIFVALARRDRRAILSPFRKETARQ
- a CDS encoding ABC transporter ATP-binding protein, with the protein product MVDMIDVENVTQKFGPVTALEGLSFQVQKGESIALVGSSGAGKTTLLRILSTYMAPTSGRTQIDGHDGVTESLRVRRLVGYLPEKDATYPEMRVMEYLTFRARLRGLYGRTRVKRLREMVGRCGLAGLERALIGNLSKGETRRVLLADSLAGEPEVILLDEPTLGLDPMNVERIHALLSPLKGERTMVFSTHDMAEAELLGSRVMILSRGQLVAFASPAELIMQYGVRTLTDVVKASVIGGGH